A stretch of Ascochyta rabiei chromosome 6, complete sequence DNA encodes these proteins:
- a CDS encoding D-stereospecific aminopeptidase: MESNRLLDPVDAFFKPSGSGRRRRDRTRSTSRRSKSHYKKLLWFKQPFPDNYTDEKTFLDHLQRNPRLQPYDFWSLMADTTIIVQHLASVAIFCCCFVGIIQGNVSPLSVVGWATLCTVLAWILWDHWQGQELEAADDKHEKPPDGGEATEAHSDSVPSPPSRYQQRVSTVKSAVLIYAALLGLSPILKSLTKSTTSDSIWAISTWLLMMNVVFFDYSSGPGAQ, from the exons ATGGAGTCTAACCGACTTCTGGATCCGGTAGATGCATTCTTCAAGCCATCGGGCTCTGgtaggagaagaagagacAGGACGCGCAGCACCAGTCGCAGATCGAAGAGCCACTACAAGAAGTTGCTCTGGTTCAAGCAACCGT TCCCTGATAACTACACGGACGAGAAGACGTTTCTTGATCACCTGCAGCGCAATCCGCGGCTGCAGCCGTATGATTTCTGGTCGCTCATGGCGGACACGACGATAATTGTGCAGCATCTTGCCTCGGTCGCCATCTTCTGCTGCTGTTTTGTCGGCATCATCCAAGGAAACGTCTCGCCTCTGTCCGTAGTAGGCTGGGCGACGCTTTGCACGGTGTTGGCCTGGATTTTGTGGGATCACTGGCAGGGACAAGAGCTGGAAGCAGCTGATGACAAGCACGAAAAGCCGCCGGACGGGGGCGAGGCAACTGAGGCGCATTCGGACTCGGTGCCGTCTCCGCCATCTCGGTATCAGCAGCGGGTGTCGACGGTCAAGTCGGCGGTGTTGATCTACGCTGCTTTGCTAGGGCTCAGCCCGATTCTCAAATCGTTGACCAAGTCGACGACGAGCGATTCGATCTGGGCTATCAGCACATGGCTGCTCATGATGAATGTCGTATTCTTCGACTACAGCAGCGGGCCCGGGGCACAGTAA